Proteins from a genomic interval of Collinsella sp. zg1085:
- a CDS encoding glycosyltransferase family 2 protein, with protein sequence MRPVLVVPSYWTGAGLAAQGQFSYDHATALNDSSPELERCLNSLERAHITERILLLVVCPLTATAEVAARVRSIVQAHAALNIVIITNDEARPIMERVSQLAPRAIGEGISLRGYGAIRNMGLAAASILGHDAVLFIDDDELITDADFVERGLYGLNQETRQRRPIIAKTGYFYNSAGSPLADTTKAGPCYRWWTKRIEFNRWMRAALAGTRISRSNHVCGGCMALSARAYMRVAFDPYITRGEDLDYLFNLMLFGYDMWFDNQWSLWHEPPAHMGEYAGRFMQDVYRWVYEREKLAFAARQREFNQVTPAALMPYPGPWLTEALDERIQKTALIRSFLTSEHRAYAEIWRHGLTDAKQYARENAHRYLAFQRFWPTIMNGLWGDAKLGQVLLGA encoded by the coding sequence GTGAGACCTGTCTTGGTAGTTCCAAGTTATTGGACGGGAGCTGGCTTAGCTGCTCAGGGGCAGTTTAGCTATGACCATGCGACCGCTCTTAACGACTCTTCCCCCGAGCTTGAACGCTGTCTTAATTCGCTTGAGCGAGCGCATATCACCGAGCGTATTTTGCTGCTGGTAGTTTGTCCTCTTACGGCAACTGCTGAGGTAGCTGCGCGTGTGCGCTCAATTGTACAAGCACATGCCGCGCTCAATATTGTGATAATAACAAACGATGAAGCGCGTCCCATCATGGAGCGCGTGTCTCAGCTTGCGCCGCGGGCAATTGGCGAGGGTATATCGCTGCGTGGCTATGGAGCCATTCGCAATATGGGACTCGCTGCTGCAAGTATTTTGGGCCATGATGCCGTTTTGTTTATAGATGACGACGAGCTCATTACGGATGCCGACTTTGTCGAGCGCGGGTTATATGGTCTTAACCAAGAAACGCGCCAGCGTCGCCCCATCATTGCAAAGACCGGCTACTTCTATAACAGTGCGGGTTCTCCCTTGGCAGATACCACCAAGGCGGGACCTTGTTATCGTTGGTGGACCAAGCGTATTGAGTTTAATCGCTGGATGCGTGCAGCGCTTGCCGGAACACGTATTTCGAGGTCAAACCATGTGTGTGGCGGCTGCATGGCGCTTTCGGCGCGCGCCTATATGCGCGTGGCGTTTGACCCCTACATTACCCGTGGCGAGGACCTCGACTACCTCTTTAACCTTATGCTCTTTGGCTATGACATGTGGTTTGACAACCAGTGGTCACTGTGGCATGAACCACCTGCGCATATGGGGGAGTACGCCGGTCGTTTTATGCAAGATGTTTATCGGTGGGTGTATGAGCGCGAAAAGCTTGCCTTTGCTGCTCGTCAGCGCGAGTTTAACCAGGTCACACCTGCTGCGCTTATGCCGTATCCAGGTCCATGGCTTACCGAAGCACTTGATGAGCGTATTCAAAAAACGGCTCTGATTCGCTCCTTTTTGACGAGCGAACACCGTGCATATGCCGAGATTTGGCGCCATGGTCTGACGGATGCCAAGCAGTATGCACGCGAAAACGCACATCGCTATCTTGCCTTCCAACGTTTTTGGCCTACCATCATGAATGGATTGTGGGGAGATGCTAAGCTAGGGCAGGTATTGTTAGGCGCGTAG
- a CDS encoding MFS transporter: MKFSALERNWVMYDVGNSALVLLNTSVVPIYFSAINTGASSADLVSAWANAQTIASLAVALLMPILGSLADYAGNKIKFFLGFFLTGLVLCFAQALPLSAFAFLIIYVLCTVGLNSSMTFYDAMLCDITTDERMDAVSSAGFAWGYVGSTIPFIACLGLIFGGPGLLGLDKLLCTRLSFVITGAWWLVFTIPLLKTYRQVHGKERTVKEKFLVNMKSTFQGIGNTMSAIAKNKVLLLYMVAFFFYIDGVHTVISMATSYGASLGIDSTQLILALLVTQFVAFPSAIIYGRLAGKLGTLTMIMVAVLAYVGIVLFAAFFLTDAVEFWILAFLVGLFQGGIQALSRSYFGKLIPKHQANEYYGFFDIFGRYASVMGTLLVSVVTSLTQDPSLGVLSIGILLLVGFVILIKLAGLQKQAELSSAS, encoded by the coding sequence GTGAAATTTAGTGCGCTTGAACGCAACTGGGTTATGTATGATGTTGGCAATTCGGCGTTAGTGCTGCTCAACACCTCGGTAGTCCCCATTTACTTTAGTGCCATCAATACCGGAGCGTCGTCGGCTGACCTTGTAAGTGCTTGGGCCAATGCGCAAACCATCGCCTCGCTTGCGGTGGCGCTGCTCATGCCCATTTTGGGGTCGCTGGCAGATTATGCGGGAAACAAAATCAAGTTTTTCTTGGGCTTTTTCTTAACCGGCTTGGTGCTTTGTTTTGCGCAGGCTTTGCCGCTGTCTGCTTTTGCGTTTTTAATAATCTATGTGCTTTGCACCGTGGGGCTCAACTCGTCTATGACCTTCTACGATGCAATGTTGTGTGACATTACCACTGATGAGCGTATGGACGCAGTATCAAGCGCGGGCTTTGCTTGGGGTTATGTAGGTTCAACGATTCCTTTTATTGCGTGCTTGGGTCTTATCTTTGGCGGTCCAGGGTTACTTGGGCTCGATAAGCTGCTTTGTACGCGTTTGAGCTTTGTAATTACCGGCGCATGGTGGCTTGTTTTTACCATTCCGCTGCTTAAAACCTACCGTCAGGTACATGGCAAGGAGCGCACGGTTAAAGAGAAGTTTCTCGTTAACATGAAAAGTACCTTCCAAGGCATTGGCAACACAATGAGCGCCATTGCAAAAAATAAGGTGCTGCTGCTCTATATGGTGGCATTTTTCTTCTATATCGATGGCGTGCATACGGTTATCTCGATGGCAACCAGCTATGGCGCATCGCTGGGCATTGACAGCACGCAGCTGATTTTGGCGCTTTTGGTTACGCAGTTTGTGGCCTTCCCTTCAGCCATTATTTACGGTCGTCTAGCGGGCAAATTGGGGACACTCACCATGATTATGGTTGCGGTGTTGGCATACGTGGGCATTGTATTATTTGCAGCTTTTTTCTTAACAGACGCAGTGGAGTTTTGGATTTTAGCTTTTTTGGTTGGTCTTTTTCAGGGCGGTATCCAGGCGCTTTCGCGGAGTTATTTTGGCAAGCTAATACCCAAGCATCAAGCAAACGAATATTACGGCTTCTTTGACATTTTTGGTCGCTATGCCTCAGTCATGGGAACTCTGCTAGTATCGGTGGTGACGTCGCTCACGCAAGATCCTTCTTTAGGAGTGCTTTCCATCGGGATTTTGCTGCTTGTGGGCTTCGTTATACTCATCAAGCTTGCAGGCTTACAAAAGCAAGCAGAGCTCTCATCAGCATCTTGA
- a CDS encoding QueT transporter family protein, translating into MKASYLARVGIIAAAYAAASLASLLFLGSLAWGPIQFRVSEALCVLALITPAAIPGLTLGCVIANVINMVITGSGALGLLDVVFGSLATCIGALISWKLREKPLLALAGPVLTNALIVPAYLPILLMGIGYYTIPFTSIQLDGAWFAMYVFGLIATGAGEAVIMYVLGRPLFYVLDRSPFGAHAVEVSS; encoded by the coding sequence ATGAAAGCATCATATCTTGCCCGTGTCGGTATTATTGCCGCCGCCTACGCTGCTGCCTCTCTGGCATCTCTGCTCTTTTTAGGCAGCTTGGCGTGGGGTCCCATACAGTTTAGGGTGTCAGAAGCACTGTGCGTGCTGGCGCTTATCACGCCTGCCGCAATACCAGGGCTTACACTTGGCTGCGTTATAGCAAATGTTATTAACATGGTTATCACCGGTTCGGGTGCGCTTGGTCTGCTTGACGTTGTGTTTGGGTCGCTTGCAACCTGTATTGGTGCGCTTATCTCGTGGAAGTTGCGCGAAAAACCCCTGCTTGCGCTTGCAGGACCAGTACTTACCAACGCGTTGATTGTTCCGGCATATCTTCCTATTTTGCTTATGGGCATTGGGTATTACACCATTCCGTTTACTAGCATACAGCTTGATGGCGCATGGTTTGCAATGTATGTCTTTGGTCTCATTGCAACAGGAGCAGGAGAAGCGGTTATCATGTATGTATTGGGTCGTCCCTTGTTTTATGTGCTTGACCGTTCACCGTTTGGCGCTCATGCTGTAGAGGTGTCAAGCTAA
- a CDS encoding zinc dependent phospholipase C family protein — protein sequence MPALMTHHLFGEESIERLPGGLIASEEERLAFLLANQGPDPFFFHVLTLQLPLTQRLAHEMHSSYITKQFESLHRAITHLPPRDAALGRAFVLGLLSHYVLDRNAHPYVYAMQWGIQAVDEDLEHAGSQVHAVIESDLDVYMVQLKRSGATTADYPPVDELVTTERINKVAGALIAHMAREVYDLEISPRSFGDAVRDMQYIYRLIEPAQSNKSFAIQQLEGFAHRYSMLGALAHRVTSEPPARTANLNHIPWEHPFTHEESSESFPELFDRALLDYEQAAELFVEGADFVAVTRRINYSGRLLDESEICLERD from the coding sequence ATGCCAGCACTCATGACCCACCATTTATTTGGTGAAGAAAGTATTGAACGCCTGCCAGGCGGCCTGATTGCAAGTGAAGAAGAGCGGCTTGCGTTTTTACTTGCAAACCAAGGTCCTGACCCGTTCTTTTTTCATGTGCTCACGCTACAACTCCCGCTTACGCAACGCCTTGCGCATGAAATGCACAGCTCATATATAACAAAGCAGTTTGAAAGTCTGCACCGGGCAATTACGCATCTGCCGCCCCGCGATGCCGCGCTTGGGCGCGCGTTTGTATTGGGGCTGCTTTCCCACTATGTACTAGACCGCAACGCCCACCCCTATGTGTATGCAATGCAGTGGGGAATCCAAGCGGTTGATGAGGATTTAGAACATGCTGGCAGTCAGGTTCATGCAGTCATTGAATCTGACCTCGATGTATACATGGTTCAGCTCAAGCGCTCGGGGGCTACCACTGCTGATTATCCACCGGTTGATGAGCTGGTTACAACTGAGCGCATCAATAAGGTAGCAGGAGCGCTAATTGCGCATATGGCGCGTGAGGTATATGACCTAGAGATTAGCCCGCGCTCCTTTGGTGATGCCGTGCGTGATATGCAATATATATATCGTCTCATTGAGCCAGCACAGAGTAACAAGAGTTTTGCAATCCAGCAGCTAGAAGGGTTCGCACATCGTTATTCTATGCTTGGAGCGCTGGCACATCGGGTAACTAGTGAGCCACCCGCGCGCACCGCAAATCTCAATCACATACCGTGGGAGCACCCTTTTACGCATGAAGAAAGCTCTGAGAGTTTCCCTGAGCTTTTTGACCGTGCACTTCTTGATTATGAACAGGCAGCAGAACTCTTTGTTGAGGGAGCTGACTTTGTAGCAGTAACGCGGCGCATAAATTATTCTGGTCGATTGCTGGATGAATCGGAGATTTGCCTAGAGCGCGATTAG
- a CDS encoding S8 family serine peptidase, translating into MHRCLRRMLGVLLLICTIGALGAPRVVLAQSATARWQESKQEKPQKAQQEKSAALPAVIAKAKDDERFSVMVVMTEQLDAPESSPLASHTPEQRLQHVEALMELAKRSQKPVLKYLQTAEQAGSARNITSFYIVNSIAVEASKSVLEQLIKQPGVSHLVLNETMQAEPIDEEPADATNRSANESDASPAELPWNLTSIGITHELMKTYTGDGVVVGIIDSGVDGEHPALSDAWRGAGQTDWQTSWYDPVGNSSKPVDSTGHGTHVAGTILGKRKEMVLGIAPKAKWIAARVFDEEGETSNDRLLAAAQWMLAPLDKEGHPHPELAPRIVNNSWGGASDSEFIRPVLKQWRAAGILPVFSAGNMSAANPAGAGSIGTPASFPESFAVGALRSDDHLAKFSLRGPSKFAAGVKPDISAPGVNILSSIPNGGFAIRTGTSMASPHVAGVAALALSANPDLSVEQLEGVLTRSATPLVDEHYVSVPNFGYGAGKVNAGLAVELARQQKDASVALGFVTGTTYVRGTDAAAPTVSHNPIKVMYTASATELRAEVSDDTGVASVVLELAPADSESWQSKSMDLDEGTRLSGTYIASILPADLTQSHMRYRLRVRDVSGKETLTEPFAIEAKPGVGIGWTEDFETSADGFEMGGNTPLWKWGAPVSPLKAPHSGTQLVAVGLDGKGYKGLQDAIMVTPPIDLTQETRAAQLSFWHWHELDNYQSALFDQGEVWIGEISNEHSDDITWEKAPQRMFKNTQGEWKQELIDLSAYRGKKIRVMFGLRAAAWSPMATSGWFIDDLAIQEAPAERPEAPSKYLDLRADPNGRTILEFSPVDNESISAYALYRAHNNGAFERVLTLPRAKAGKYTVALTDYPLPQLGTYTYYATALVGDVESLPSEIRSRTFTAGSVLTSYNFEGSDQGWTSAPDAKGNVFERGKVTLSDDVIRGQAPSSQQAKGKNADSPTVFGTVLNDYRARKATYTLTSPVVNLAGKTNIRMVYQAWFNTKGRKGFDEWDTYDNDTGHIDVSTDGGATWHTLFELNEASIDNAKARVANAWYLDGVDIPAEYCTANTQVRFVLETGTDNRDANCGGWYIDDVAFIDQADAEEIHPVVPSAASLGLAESAADAGAATQTLPDAYRAAQPTRLASQAGEMAAQDSWIPISARVSAPERNSAVQSTPGSGEYRMMLTAGEHRLSASAPGYITRTDTVSVRAGEEVHHDMYLEKADERAVDVSTVDSAGAPVEAQLSVYKKGTPEPLQRATGSQVKFEALLPGSYIVRADAAGFIAAEQAFEVPDSGAVDALTIKLKASRELKPATEFAHDSGTGDTTLLDAPVGMTAAVKFSAEPGTQLEAVRYLFHAKDNASAEGARFKYAIWSADGADGLPGKLLAGPFDATVKLLPGSAWAEARLPVPVQVEGSYYVTYTQVEEPDSGALYLAVDSKVDGTGASFKYINGAWNDPSELGSFMIRALASVVEEVPAPEPSPDPQPQPNPQPDPNPTPDPVPDPTPGPIPDPTPQPGPEPTPNPNPQPSPNPNPAPNPTPSPMPTPAPEAGAQTDTEKKPSSGADAKADAAAGAGQQGVSAGAKATHTDRLGGGLPRTGDIQLLIVALSACLGTASIGAAALHKRSKGL; encoded by the coding sequence ATGCATCGATGCCTACGTCGAATGCTCGGAGTACTGCTGCTTATATGTACTATAGGCGCACTTGGTGCTCCTCGAGTTGTACTGGCGCAAAGCGCAACCGCAAGGTGGCAGGAGAGCAAGCAAGAGAAGCCACAAAAAGCTCAGCAAGAAAAATCGGCAGCTTTACCTGCAGTTATTGCAAAAGCAAAAGATGATGAGCGCTTCTCGGTTATGGTGGTGATGACCGAACAGCTGGACGCCCCCGAAAGCTCACCGCTTGCGTCTCATACGCCTGAGCAACGACTACAGCATGTAGAAGCTCTCATGGAGCTTGCAAAACGCTCTCAAAAGCCGGTGTTGAAATACCTTCAAACAGCAGAACAAGCTGGTAGCGCACGCAATATTACATCTTTTTATATTGTAAATAGCATTGCGGTAGAGGCAAGCAAGTCGGTGCTTGAGCAGCTTATTAAGCAGCCGGGCGTGAGCCATCTGGTGCTTAACGAAACCATGCAAGCCGAGCCTATTGATGAAGAGCCGGCAGATGCAACTAATCGCTCAGCCAACGAGAGCGATGCATCACCAGCTGAGTTGCCATGGAATCTCACGTCAATTGGCATAACCCATGAGCTTATGAAAACCTACACCGGCGATGGCGTAGTTGTGGGCATTATTGATTCTGGTGTTGATGGAGAGCATCCGGCTCTATCTGATGCGTGGCGTGGTGCTGGTCAGACAGATTGGCAAACAAGCTGGTATGACCCGGTAGGAAATTCATCAAAACCGGTTGATTCAACAGGACACGGCACCCATGTGGCAGGCACCATTTTGGGCAAGCGAAAAGAAATGGTACTTGGTATTGCTCCAAAAGCAAAGTGGATTGCCGCTCGTGTCTTTGATGAAGAAGGCGAGACAAGCAACGATAGACTCCTCGCTGCGGCACAGTGGATGCTTGCTCCGCTCGATAAAGAGGGGCATCCTCACCCCGAGTTGGCACCACGTATAGTTAACAACTCATGGGGTGGCGCATCGGATAGTGAGTTTATTCGTCCGGTGCTTAAGCAGTGGCGCGCAGCGGGAATTTTGCCGGTGTTTTCTGCGGGAAACATGTCGGCTGCAAACCCAGCTGGAGCAGGCTCAATTGGAACCCCGGCCTCATTCCCCGAGAGTTTTGCTGTGGGCGCGCTTCGTTCAGATGACCACTTGGCAAAGTTTTCACTGCGCGGTCCATCAAAGTTTGCTGCCGGCGTAAAGCCTGATATTTCGGCACCAGGCGTAAACATTTTGTCATCAATTCCTAATGGCGGTTTTGCAATTCGCACCGGAACGTCAATGGCAAGTCCGCATGTTGCGGGCGTAGCTGCTCTTGCGCTGTCTGCCAATCCAGACCTAAGTGTTGAGCAGCTTGAGGGAGTATTAACGCGCTCTGCAACGCCGCTTGTTGATGAGCACTACGTTTCTGTGCCTAATTTTGGCTACGGAGCGGGTAAGGTTAATGCTGGTCTTGCCGTTGAGCTGGCGCGCCAACAAAAAGACGCAAGTGTGGCGCTCGGTTTTGTAACAGGTACAACCTATGTGCGTGGCACCGATGCAGCGGCGCCGACCGTTTCTCATAATCCAATTAAAGTAATGTATACGGCAAGTGCAACAGAGCTGCGTGCGGAGGTGTCTGATGATACCGGTGTTGCGTCGGTAGTCCTTGAGCTTGCGCCAGCAGATAGCGAGAGCTGGCAGTCTAAGTCTATGGACCTTGATGAGGGAACTCGTTTAAGTGGTACCTATATCGCAAGCATTCTACCAGCAGACTTAACTCAGTCTCATATGCGCTATCGCTTGCGCGTGCGCGACGTATCGGGCAAAGAAACTCTCACAGAGCCTTTTGCTATTGAGGCAAAGCCAGGCGTTGGCATTGGCTGGACTGAGGATTTTGAGACCTCGGCTGACGGCTTTGAAATGGGAGGTAATACGCCTTTGTGGAAGTGGGGCGCTCCAGTGTCGCCGCTCAAGGCTCCACATTCTGGGACTCAGCTGGTAGCGGTTGGTCTTGACGGCAAGGGCTATAAGGGTTTGCAGGATGCCATAATGGTGACGCCTCCCATCGATTTGACGCAGGAAACGCGTGCTGCACAACTATCGTTTTGGCATTGGCATGAACTCGACAATTATCAAAGCGCCCTCTTTGATCAGGGAGAGGTTTGGATTGGTGAGATTAGCAACGAACACAGCGATGATATAACTTGGGAAAAAGCTCCCCAACGTATGTTTAAGAACACGCAAGGGGAGTGGAAGCAAGAGCTTATTGACCTGAGTGCGTATCGTGGGAAAAAGATTCGCGTGATGTTTGGCCTGCGTGCAGCTGCGTGGTCACCTATGGCAACATCGGGCTGGTTTATCGATGACCTCGCTATACAAGAGGCTCCTGCTGAGCGTCCCGAGGCTCCATCAAAGTATTTGGATTTGCGTGCCGACCCCAATGGGCGTACCATTCTTGAGTTTTCACCGGTGGATAACGAGTCTATTAGTGCATATGCGCTGTATCGTGCGCACAATAACGGTGCCTTTGAGCGGGTATTGACCTTGCCGCGGGCAAAGGCAGGAAAGTATACGGTAGCGCTCACCGATTACCCCTTGCCACAGCTTGGGACCTATACCTACTATGCGACGGCGCTGGTGGGCGACGTTGAGAGCCTTCCATCTGAGATACGTTCTCGAACCTTTACCGCAGGCTCAGTGCTTACGTCGTATAACTTTGAGGGCAGCGACCAAGGTTGGACCTCTGCTCCCGACGCTAAGGGCAACGTTTTTGAGCGGGGTAAGGTAACGCTGAGCGACGATGTTATTCGTGGTCAGGCGCCATCGAGCCAGCAGGCAAAGGGCAAGAATGCCGACAGCCCAACGGTGTTCGGTACGGTTCTAAACGACTATCGCGCTCGTAAAGCAACGTATACTCTCACATCACCGGTGGTTAATCTTGCAGGTAAGACAAATATTCGCATGGTCTATCAGGCTTGGTTTAATACAAAGGGACGCAAAGGTTTTGATGAGTGGGACACCTACGACAACGATACGGGACATATTGATGTCAGCACTGACGGTGGTGCTACGTGGCATACACTTTTTGAGCTAAACGAAGCAAGCATTGATAACGCAAAAGCGCGTGTTGCAAATGCTTGGTATTTGGACGGCGTTGATATTCCGGCAGAATATTGCACGGCAAACACCCAGGTACGCTTTGTGCTCGAAACGGGCACGGATAATCGCGATGCAAATTGTGGCGGCTGGTATATTGATGACGTTGCCTTTATTGACCAAGCCGATGCTGAGGAGATTCACCCGGTGGTGCCCTCTGCGGCAAGCCTTGGTCTAGCCGAGAGCGCGGCAGATGCCGGTGCTGCTACACAAACGCTACCAGATGCATATAGAGCTGCTCAGCCCACACGCCTTGCATCTCAGGCAGGCGAGATGGCAGCGCAAGATAGCTGGATTCCTATTTCTGCTCGCGTGAGTGCTCCTGAGCGTAATAGCGCGGTGCAGTCAACGCCGGGAAGCGGCGAGTATCGCATGATGCTGACCGCGGGCGAGCATCGCCTGAGTGCATCTGCCCCGGGATATATCACCAGAACTGACACGGTGAGTGTTCGTGCGGGCGAAGAGGTACACCATGATATGTATCTTGAAAAAGCAGATGAACGAGCAGTAGATGTGTCAACTGTTGATAGCGCTGGTGCGCCGGTTGAGGCGCAGTTGAGCGTGTATAAGAAGGGCACACCTGAGCCTTTGCAGCGTGCAACAGGTTCTCAGGTGAAGTTTGAGGCCTTGCTACCTGGGTCATATATTGTTCGAGCTGATGCTGCAGGCTTTATTGCTGCTGAGCAAGCGTTTGAAGTTCCTGATAGTGGCGCGGTTGATGCGCTAACTATAAAGCTCAAAGCATCACGGGAGCTCAAGCCGGCAACTGAGTTTGCACACGATAGCGGTACGGGCGACACCACTCTGCTCGACGCGCCCGTGGGTATGACTGCTGCGGTGAAGTTTAGTGCAGAGCCAGGCACGCAGCTTGAAGCAGTGCGCTATCTTTTCCACGCGAAGGATAATGCCTCAGCGGAGGGAGCGCGCTTCAAGTATGCAATTTGGTCGGCTGATGGTGCTGATGGCTTGCCGGGTAAATTGTTAGCGGGACCTTTCGATGCAACCGTAAAGCTGCTGCCGGGAAGTGCATGGGCTGAGGCTCGTTTACCCGTGCCGGTGCAGGTTGAGGGCTCATATTATGTAACGTATACGCAGGTGGAAGAGCCAGATTCGGGCGCTTTGTACTTGGCGGTTGATTCAAAGGTTGATGGTACGGGAGCGAGTTTCAAATACATCAATGGCGCATGGAATGACCCAAGTGAGCTGGGTTCGTTCATGATTCGTGCGCTCGCGTCGGTGGTTGAGGAAGTGCCAGCCCCTGAGCCTTCGCCTGACCCTCAGCCGCAGCCAAACCCGCAGCCTGACCCAAATCCAACTCCTGACCCAGTACCTGACCCCACGCCGGGACCCATACCTGACCCCACACCACAACCGGGTCCAGAGCCAACTCCCAATCCAAACCCGCAGCCAAGCCCCAACCCTAATCCGGCTCCTAACCCCACTCCAAGCCCTATGCCAACTCCTGCTCCAGAAGCTGGTGCTCAGACAGATACTGAAAAGAAACCATCATCTGGTGCAGATGCAAAGGCGGACGCTGCTGCAGGCGCGGGTCAGCAAGGTGTATCTGCTGGAGCTAAAGCCACTCATACAGACCGCTTGGGAGGAGGGCTGCCTCGGACAGGAGATATACAGCTGCTTATTGTTGCGCTGAGCGCATGCTTGGGCACAGCTAGTATTGGCGCTGCTGCTTTGCATAAGCGGAGCAAAGGTCTATAG